The genomic region ATTGCGAGCAGCGACGCCCCACCCCTGCCGGATCTTGCCCCGCTGCAGGGGGATGACTGCATGGCCCTGATCACCGATGCCGGCTTCCTCGGTCGGGTGGGAGGACTGATAAACGTCTACGCCATTGATCCCGGCGACGCCGAGGTGAAGCGCGAACTGGCAGCTGAGCGCCGCCAGGTGGCCCAGATCTGGCTTGATGTGGAGACAAACCAGGTGGAGGCCCTCTACCGCACCCCCTTCGGCCAGCTCACGGCCAACCTGATCGCCTCAGGATTCGCCCGAGAACCGATCAGCAGTGAGGAGGAAGCCGTGCGCCTGCAGCTGGGAGCCGTACTCGGCAGCCTGGAGCATCCCCGCAGCCTCAATGCCTTGATGGCTGCCGTGCTCTACTTCCCAGCCGGCCGCGTCAGCTTCAGCGGCAGCGCCGAGGCAAAGCTGCCGAGTTGGGTGCTCACCGAACTGGAGCTTTGGCGCAGCCGCTCGCCGGTCTGAATGGCCAAGTGAGCACGGAAAACGCAGTGCTCGCTTCGTTTTCTAGCGGTTGAAGTCCTGCCAGAGCAGCCAGTAAGCCAAGCCGCCCAGGGCCGGTGCCAGCACCAGGGGCAGTGCTGCCAGCACCATCAGGGTCAGGGAAGAAGTCCATAACCCGACTGCCCCAGCCACCCCCAGATCCACCAGGGCCAGCAGGGCAAGGAGGGTGCGAGGTCGCTTAATCCAGCTCCAGAGGCGCACCAGCAGCAGCGATCGCTGCTGCTGGTGCCGCAGATCCTCCGGCAGGAACCCCCGGCCTCCAGGCTCCATCAACGCAGCCGCTCCAGTTCACGGCGCTTGTCCGAGAACATCCCGGTGAGGATGGCAATGAAGGGCCGCTGGCGCAGCTGAATGTCGGCCGTCAGGCTCATGCCGGCTTTGAGCGGGATGAGCCGGCGGCCAGCCTGAAGCGTCTGGCGCTGCAGCCTCAGGATCGTGGGGTAGTAGAGGCCAGTGGCCTCGGCGCCAAGGGCAGACCTCATCTCATCGGGAGTGAGCGCGTCGGAGCCGATGCGCAGCACCGTGGCCTCAAGGTGGCCGTAATCGGCAGCGGGGAAGGTATCGAGCGAAAGATCGGCCGACTGTCCGGGTTCTAGGAAACCGATCACCTTGCTGGGCACGAAGACCTTCGCCTCAAGCGCGTCCCCGGGCACCAGCTTCAGCATCGGCGTGGCGGCATCCACCACGCTGCCGCGGGAGACATCGAGGTCGAAAACCACACCGGAGCTGCCAGCCTTGATCTGGCCATACTGCAGCTGGAGGTTCGCCTGACGGATCTCGTCGTCGAGCTGGCTGATCTGGCGCAGATTTGCCTCGATGCGGCCCCGCAGGTCGGCGCCTGGAACAGCCTGAGAGCTAGCCAGTTGGGCTCTTAGACCGGCGAGTTGGCGCTCCTCCTCGGCGATCCTGCTGCGCAGCTGCTCAGCGGCATCAAGAAACTGCAGCAGCTGCACCTCACTGGCGGCGCCACTGCGCACCAGATCCTTGTAGCGGCCAGCGATGTCAGCTGAAACGGTGTAGGAGCGGCGCAGGCCACGCAGCCGCTCCTCGCTTTGACGCAACTCCTGCAGGGCCACCTCACGCCGGCTGGTGAGTTCAGTGGCCTGACTACGCAGCTGTTCCCGCTGATTGGCCGTTAGGCCGGAGGCGAGTCGATCGCCCAGGGCGGAGGCATAGATCTGGTTTTCGCTCTCCAGGCGACCGCGCACCGCCGTCGCGGCTGCCAGCTTGCTGCGGGCCTCACGCAGGTCGTAGCGAAGCAGTTCCTGTCCTGCCGCCACCCTGTCACCCTCCCTGACCAGAACGGCCTCCACCACACCTGACACCGGTGCCTGCACCTCCTTGACGCGGCTGCCGGGCTGAAGCTTGCCCTGCACGGCGATGGTCTCGCCCAGGGGGGCCAGAAAGGCCCACAGCACCACCGCACCTGTGCTGCAGACGATCGTCCAAACCAGCACCCGCGAAGAGCGCTTCTGCGGACGCAGCAGCACGGGTTGGTTGAACTGCCAGTCACCCCCGACGGGGCCCTGGTTTTTGTGCGCCTGCAGGGCCAGAAGGCTCGAAGGCAGGAAAGGATTTTGGTACTCCTCGCCGCCTGAAACCGAGCCCGCGGCCGGCAGCGACGGGGGGGGCGGCAGGGCGGAGGGCTCGCCGGAATTGCCGATCAGATCGACACGCACACGCACTAGATCCTGATCAACGACCGAGGCCGAGGGGGATGGGGAGGCGGACCGTCCGCCCCTCCCCCGCATCCAGGCCAGGGTGCGTTCAAACAACTCAACCAGAAAGGAATCCGCGGTGTTGTCGGAGCTGGAGGACTGTTTCGCCATGGTCAGACCGCCGCCTCCTGCACCTGGCTCTGATACAGCGCGTAGTACCACCCTTGACGGCGCATCAGCTCCCGATGGCTGCCGGCCTCCATCACAGCGCCCCGGTCCATCAGCACGATCAGATCGGCCGGTTGCACCGTGGTCAGGCGGTGGGTGATGAAGAACACCGTACGGCCGCGGAACGCCTCGAGCAGATTCAGGCAGACCTGGCGCTCGGTACGGGCGTCGAGGGCACTGGTGGCCTCATCGAGGATCAGCAGGCGTGGGTTCTGCAGCACAGCCCGGGCCAGGGCCAGGCGCTGGCGCTGGCCACCGGAGAGCCCCGCACCCCGCTCTCCGACATCGGAGTTGTATCCCTTGGGCAACTCCATGATGAAATCGTGCGCACAGGCCATGCGAGCCGCGGCGATCATCTCGTCGGCGCCGGCATCGGGCTTCACCAGCAGCAGGTTGTCGCGAATCGTGCCGTCGAAGAGCACACTGTCCTGCGGCACCACGCCGATCTGGCGGCGCAGCGAGTACAGCTCGAGCTTGGCAATGTCGAGCCCATCGATCAGCACCCTGCCCTTCGAGGGGCCATAGAAGCGGGGCAACAACTTGAGCAGCGTGCTCTTGCCGCTGCCCGAGCCCCCCACCAGGCCCACGAACGATCCGACGGGCACCTCCAGATTCACCCCCTCAAGAATCGGTGGCTGATCGGCGCCATAACTGAACTCAATGCCCTCGAATCGCACATCTCCGCGCAGGGGAGGCATCGGAATGTTCAGAGCCTCCCGCTCGCTCTGTTCAGTGGGCCGATCCACCACATCCGCCACCAACTGGATCGAGGCGGACGACTGCTCGAACTGCTGCCAGGTCTGTACCAAACGCACCAATGGCGCCGTGATGTAGCCACTGAGGATGCGGAAGGCGATGAAGCCACCAAAGCTGAGCTCGTTCTTCATGATCAGGTAGACCCCCACACCAGCAACGACGATGCCGTTGAGGCTGTTAATGAATTCAGCGACGTTGGTCAGCGCCTCACGGGTGATTTTCAGCTTGAAATCTTCACCGATGAAACTGGCGTACCGGTTCTGGAATTCCCAGCGGGTCTTCAGCTCAGCGTTCTGGGATTTGAGCGTCTGAATCCCGGTTATCGACTCATTCAGATAGGAAAATGTACGTACCGACTCCCCCAGCGATCGTTTGATCTGGCGGCGCACCAGCGGATTGCTGATCACCGCCAGAGCGAGCATCAAGGGCAAGGTCGCTAGCGAAACCAGGGTCAGCGGCAGGCTGATCATCAGCAGCACCGCCAAATAGATGAAACTGAAGCCAAAATCCACAAAGGTCGTGATGCTCTGTCCGACCAGGAATTCGCGCAAACGATCCAACTGGTTGAAGTAGAACATCACCTGGCCGACTGGCCGGCTGTCAAAGAACGACTGGGGCAACCTGACCAGGCGGTCAAGAATGATGCTTTTGGTGGCCTGATCAATCCGGTTAGCCACATCTGTGAAGATGTAGCTGCGCAATGTCTTGAACACGCCGGTCACAATCGCCGCGATCAGCATCAGTAGGGCCAGGGTGATCAGCGCCCCGAGGCTGTTCTGACGCACCACTTGGTCGATCATCACCTGCAGGCCGAGCGGTGCCACTAGCTGCAGCAGGTTGACCATGCAGGAAAGGGCCAGCACATCGATCAGCGCGCGCCGATGCTCCCGAAGGAACGGTGCATACCAGCTCCAGCCGAAACGCTCCTCTTTGGCATCGGGCTTGCGCTGGAGGAGCAGCAGCTGAACCAGGCCAGCCTGGCCGTCCTGCAACTGGGCCGCCGGCACGAGCACGGGACCCAGTTCCGGCTCCAGGAGCCGCAGCCGGCCATCGGCCTCGACCCC from Cyanobium sp. Tous-M-B4 harbors:
- a CDS encoding HlyD family efflux transporter periplasmic adaptor subunit, producing MAKQSSSSDNTADSFLVELFERTLAWMRGRGGRSASPSPSASVVDQDLVRVRVDLIGNSGEPSALPPPPSLPAAGSVSGGEEYQNPFLPSSLLALQAHKNQGPVGGDWQFNQPVLLRPQKRSSRVLVWTIVCSTGAVVLWAFLAPLGETIAVQGKLQPGSRVKEVQAPVSGVVEAVLVREGDRVAAGQELLRYDLREARSKLAAATAVRGRLESENQIYASALGDRLASGLTANQREQLRSQATELTSRREVALQELRQSEERLRGLRRSYTVSADIAGRYKDLVRSGAASEVQLLQFLDAAEQLRSRIAEEERQLAGLRAQLASSQAVPGADLRGRIEANLRQISQLDDEIRQANLQLQYGQIKAGSSGVVFDLDVSRGSVVDAATPMLKLVPGDALEAKVFVPSKVIGFLEPGQSADLSLDTFPAADYGHLEATVLRIGSDALTPDEMRSALGAEATGLYYPTILRLQRQTLQAGRRLIPLKAGMSLTADIQLRQRPFIAILTGMFSDKRRELERLR
- a CDS encoding peptidase domain-containing ABC transporter, which encodes MTSAPDSVEPAQNPVHDAGLEPGLLLRGFRPFDRLPPETAAALEPLLEFRRYRLGQMVLRADVMPEGLLLLRSGTLRSLASDPISEELRTIDQLQPGALAGWCGLVRDEPCEELRASSEVELLLLPATAFRNLLDTHETMRQWFGIALPAAELYRLLDALHRQEPHWLPALQSWPAIRECARVRSLLPGAGQPTDLSPDLRWYVSRGGSLAQPWSSSQAAPSPPSGSAWLRVIGLPPDLDQLGAAVGDSPSLVIGQPELELPEQYEAMAHATVESHAVIVDTGDGMTGPAASGLSEGAYAMSPQEPAARAPGPGELRLPRASGPRDVPMALVVALARYFGLPLNRDALRDQIQAVLERQSQLHLVNLGQILDSLGLRVVLTELPYDRLGRAITPAVLYRQGHFALLDGVEADGRLRLLEPELGPVLVPAAQLQDGQAGLVQLLLLQRKPDAKEERFGWSWYAPFLREHRRALIDVLALSCMVNLLQLVAPLGLQVMIDQVVRQNSLGALITLALLMLIAAIVTGVFKTLRSYIFTDVANRIDQATKSIILDRLVRLPQSFFDSRPVGQVMFYFNQLDRLREFLVGQSITTFVDFGFSFIYLAVLLMISLPLTLVSLATLPLMLALAVISNPLVRRQIKRSLGESVRTFSYLNESITGIQTLKSQNAELKTRWEFQNRYASFIGEDFKLKITREALTNVAEFINSLNGIVVAGVGVYLIMKNELSFGGFIAFRILSGYITAPLVRLVQTWQQFEQSSASIQLVADVVDRPTEQSEREALNIPMPPLRGDVRFEGIEFSYGADQPPILEGVNLEVPVGSFVGLVGGSGSGKSTLLKLLPRFYGPSKGRVLIDGLDIAKLELYSLRRQIGVVPQDSVLFDGTIRDNLLLVKPDAGADEMIAAARMACAHDFIMELPKGYNSDVGERGAGLSGGQRQRLALARAVLQNPRLLILDEATSALDARTERQVCLNLLEAFRGRTVFFITHRLTTVQPADLIVLMDRGAVMEAGSHRELMRRQGWYYALYQSQVQEAAV